In Micromonospora sp. WMMA1363, a genomic segment contains:
- a CDS encoding condensation domain-containing protein, with product MDHYRGQDSALNEQVLWRLRGPYDHDAMTRAVVALSARHEPLRTTYPPGRRLRQLVHEPRPLVVPLTDVSGEPDSAAAARRVIATEVATPVEVSVWPLRPLVLRIAPEHHLVLLTLHHYCSDDYSNALLARDLRALYARETGEEIDLPDPRWQYAQWANWQHEQLSGDNLDRLAGYWTGKLAGARLVELPARRRRPVPDGEPPWISIERYIDADSTAGLRQLARRHRTTLFPVTLAVFYALLYHETGASDLTVASLFANRSRPEVRETVGFFASMVLLRERFGADTTLGGLIAQTRTTVMEAMRHQDLPHQLLPPDTVVGGTGRTDDVLFQLLGSLLTRADMAGEELDDMAAQLERRRFALEFVVVPQGDVLSVLLLCSRAEFDPGWADAFVRGYVALVRAAVATTDATLAELRGVPVA from the coding sequence ATGGACCACTACCGGGGTCAGGACAGCGCCCTCAACGAACAGGTCCTGTGGCGCCTACGCGGCCCCTACGACCACGACGCCATGACCCGGGCGGTGGTCGCTCTGTCGGCGCGGCACGAGCCGCTGCGGACCACCTACCCGCCCGGTCGCCGGCTGCGCCAGCTCGTCCACGAGCCACGGCCACTTGTGGTGCCGCTGACCGACGTCTCCGGCGAGCCGGACTCCGCGGCCGCCGCGCGGCGGGTGATCGCCACCGAGGTCGCCACCCCTGTCGAGGTGTCGGTGTGGCCGCTGCGCCCGCTCGTGCTGCGGATCGCACCCGAGCATCACCTGGTGCTACTGACCCTGCACCACTACTGCTCGGACGACTACTCCAATGCTCTGCTCGCGCGGGATCTGCGGGCCCTGTACGCACGCGAGACCGGCGAGGAGATCGACCTGCCCGACCCACGGTGGCAGTACGCGCAGTGGGCCAACTGGCAACACGAGCAGCTTTCCGGAGACAACCTGGACCGCCTCGCCGGATACTGGACGGGTAAGCTCGCCGGCGCGCGGCTGGTGGAGTTGCCGGCCCGACGGCGGCGACCGGTGCCCGACGGCGAACCCCCGTGGATCTCCATCGAACGCTACATCGACGCGGACTCCACGGCTGGTCTCCGACAGCTCGCACGCCGGCACCGCACCACGCTGTTCCCGGTCACCCTGGCGGTGTTCTACGCCCTGCTCTACCACGAGACCGGAGCGTCCGACCTCACCGTCGCCTCGCTGTTCGCGAACCGGAGCCGGCCCGAGGTCCGCGAGACGGTGGGTTTCTTCGCCAGCATGGTGCTGCTACGAGAGCGGTTCGGCGCGGACACCACCCTTGGTGGGCTGATCGCGCAGACCCGCACCACCGTGATGGAGGCCATGCGCCATCAGGATCTGCCGCACCAGCTCCTTCCCCCGGACACCGTCGTCGGCGGGACGGGCCGCACCGACGACGTGCTGTTCCAGTTGCTGGGGAGTCTGCTGACCCGGGCCGACATGGCCGGCGAGGAGCTCGACGACATGGCGGCCCAGTTGGAACGGCGGCGTTTCGCACTGGAGTTCGTCGTCGTACCGCAGGGCGACGTGCTCTCGGTGTTGCTGCTCTGTTCCCGCGCGGAGTTCGACCCGGGATGGGCGGACGCCTTCGTACGGGGCTATGTCGCGTTGGTCCGGGCCGCCGTCGCGACCACCGACGCAACCCTGGCCGAGTTGCGCGGCGTACCGGTGGCCTGA
- a CDS encoding VOC family protein gives MADASVAPTVAPYIAYENPAKAIEWLIDTFGFTKLAVFDDGQGNVYHAELQVGDHGLIMINGANSTLRIGEPLALGAASAGTFVRRETETEVNELHRKAVAAGAEILLEPEAKPHDSYEFTCRDPQGHVWTFATYRTSLG, from the coding sequence ATGGCCGATGCCTCCGTCGCGCCCACCGTCGCCCCGTACATCGCCTACGAAAACCCGGCGAAGGCCATCGAGTGGCTGATCGACACGTTCGGTTTCACCAAACTGGCCGTCTTCGACGACGGGCAGGGCAACGTCTACCACGCCGAGCTCCAGGTCGGCGACCACGGTCTGATCATGATCAACGGCGCCAACTCGACCCTGCGCATCGGCGAGCCGCTGGCGCTCGGCGCCGCGTCGGCTGGCACCTTCGTCCGTCGGGAGACCGAGACGGAGGTGAACGAACTCCACCGTAAGGCGGTGGCCGCCGGTGCGGAGATCCTGCTCGAACCGGAGGCGAAGCCGCACGACTCCTACGAGTTCACCTGCCGTGACCCGCAGGGGCACGTGTGGACCTTCGCGACCTACCGGACCAGCCTCGGCTGA
- a CDS encoding cytochrome P450 gives MRADTARPHLSAAFLATKDDPYPAYADLRARGPLTRAELGQWLVTGHGAVSALLRDGRLESRMPAEYTRLTLGDSPGVDFLNRIVLTRTPPDHTRLRRFIGRALGTPVVRRLHDRIAAATDALLEPALDRGRLDVVTELAVPLPVGVVCDLIGIPTGDRPDVLTRVVALAKVFDAANLNPADLTDINAALPWLHDYLGDLLAMRRDSPGGPTLAGMYWEESASDRLAVADFVDNMLFLFHAGFETTMGLVSNGFAALLDHPEQLRRLRADPALVPSAVEEFLRYDAPIQNVIRVAREPVEVAGQKIRAGRTVLLLLGAANRDEEVFTDATRLDVGRDPNPHLGFGGGLHHCVGTALARLMSVVVFERLVGRVAVLGPAALAVRRRHASLRSYDHLPLAVAAR, from the coding sequence ATGCGAGCCGACACCGCGCGTCCCCATCTGTCCGCGGCGTTCCTGGCGACCAAGGACGACCCGTATCCGGCCTACGCCGACCTGCGTGCGCGGGGCCCCCTGACCCGGGCGGAGCTCGGCCAGTGGCTGGTCACCGGCCACGGCGCGGTGTCGGCCCTGCTGCGCGACGGTCGGCTGGAGAGCCGGATGCCGGCGGAATACACCCGGCTGACCCTGGGCGACAGCCCGGGGGTCGACTTCCTCAACCGGATCGTGCTCACCCGGACCCCGCCGGACCACACCCGGCTCCGCCGGTTCATCGGCCGGGCCCTGGGCACACCGGTGGTGCGTCGGCTGCACGACCGTATCGCCGCCGCAACGGACGCGCTGCTCGAGCCCGCCCTCGACCGGGGGCGGCTGGACGTGGTGACCGAGCTGGCCGTGCCGTTGCCGGTCGGCGTGGTGTGCGACCTGATCGGCATTCCGACCGGTGACCGCCCCGACGTGCTGACCAGGGTCGTCGCCCTGGCAAAGGTGTTCGACGCGGCCAACCTCAACCCGGCGGATCTGACCGACATCAACGCCGCGCTGCCCTGGCTGCACGACTACCTCGGGGACCTGCTCGCCATGCGCCGGGACAGCCCGGGCGGCCCCACCCTGGCCGGGATGTACTGGGAGGAGTCCGCGTCGGACCGGCTGGCGGTGGCCGACTTCGTGGACAACATGCTCTTTCTGTTCCACGCCGGCTTCGAGACCACGATGGGCCTGGTGTCCAACGGCTTCGCCGCCCTGCTCGACCACCCGGAGCAGCTGCGCCGGCTGCGGGCCGACCCCGCGCTGGTGCCCTCGGCCGTGGAGGAGTTTCTGCGCTACGACGCGCCGATCCAGAACGTCATCCGGGTGGCCCGGGAACCGGTCGAGGTGGCGGGGCAGAAGATCCGCGCCGGCCGGACGGTGCTGTTGCTGCTCGGGGCTGCCAACCGGGACGAGGAGGTCTTCACCGACGCGACGCGGCTGGACGTCGGTCGCGATCCCAACCCGCACCTCGGGTTCGGCGGCGGGCTGCACCACTGCGTCGGCACCGCCCTGGCCCGGTTGATGTCGGTGGTCGTCTTCGAGCGTCTGGTCGGCCGGGTCGCCGTGCTCGGGCCCGCCGCGCTGGCGGTTCGGCGCCGGCACGCCAGCCTCCGGTCGTACGACCACCTGCCCCTGGCCGTGGCGGCACGCTGA
- a CDS encoding IS701 family transposase: MVGSWDAGLEELFFRFAHRFERVEPRRRAWAYVRGLLAPLERRNGWTLAEQAGHVSPDGLQGMLCSAAWDRDAVRDDVRDYVVDQIGDAAGVLIADETGFVKKGRASAGVQRQYSGTAGKTENCQIGTFLCYATPRGRALIDRELYLPKSWTGDRDRCRRSAIPDAVGFATKPQQAQAMLERAVTAGVPFSWFTADEAYGQNPGLRGWLEDRDIAYVMATRRDDRVPSGLHTTTGVDELIGRVRAGAWQRLSCGDGAHGPRRYDWARLPIRRTFAHGRRGWVLARRSITDPGDIAYYVCFGPRGTRLRDLVRVAGSRWSVEESFQTAKNEVGLDQYQVRRYDAWYAHITLAMAAAAFLVVTRALEAAKGAPPQTSAARSR; encoded by the coding sequence GTGGTCGGGTCGTGGGATGCCGGGTTGGAGGAGTTGTTCTTCCGGTTCGCGCATCGGTTTGAGCGGGTGGAGCCGCGGCGGCGGGCATGGGCGTATGTGCGGGGGCTACTGGCACCGTTGGAGCGGCGTAACGGCTGGACCCTCGCGGAGCAGGCTGGGCATGTGTCGCCGGATGGGTTGCAGGGCATGCTGTGCAGCGCGGCGTGGGATCGGGACGCGGTCCGCGATGACGTGCGCGATTACGTGGTGGACCAGATCGGCGATGCGGCCGGGGTGCTCATCGCTGACGAGACGGGGTTCGTCAAGAAGGGCCGTGCGTCGGCGGGGGTCCAACGGCAGTATTCGGGTACGGCGGGCAAGACCGAGAACTGCCAGATCGGCACGTTCCTGTGCTACGCCACGCCGCGGGGTCGGGCGTTGATCGATCGGGAGTTGTACCTGCCGAAGTCGTGGACCGGTGATCGGGACCGGTGCCGGCGCTCGGCGATCCCGGACGCCGTCGGGTTCGCGACCAAGCCGCAGCAGGCGCAGGCCATGCTGGAGCGGGCGGTCACCGCGGGGGTGCCGTTTTCGTGGTTCACGGCCGATGAGGCCTACGGGCAGAACCCTGGCCTGCGGGGCTGGTTGGAGGATCGGGACATCGCGTACGTGATGGCCACCCGACGCGACGATCGGGTGCCCTCCGGGCTGCACACCACCACCGGTGTCGACGAGCTGATCGGCAGGGTGCGTGCGGGCGCGTGGCAACGACTGTCGTGTGGTGACGGCGCGCACGGGCCGCGCCGCTACGACTGGGCTCGGCTGCCGATCCGCCGCACCTTTGCCCACGGCCGCCGCGGCTGGGTCCTGGCCCGACGCTCGATCACGGATCCCGGCGACATCGCCTACTACGTCTGCTTCGGCCCCCGCGGCACCCGACTACGCGACCTGGTGCGGGTCGCCGGTAGCCGTTGGTCGGTGGAGGAATCGTTCCAGACCGCGAAGAACGAGGTCGGCCTGGACCAGTACCAGGTCCGCCGCTACGACGCCTGGTACGCCCACATCACCCTCGCGATGGCCGCCGCCGCGTTCCTCGTCGTCACCCGCGCCCTCGAAGCCGCAAAGGGGGCACCACCGCAAACGAGCGCAGCCAGATCCCGCTGA
- a CDS encoding MmcQ/YjbR family DNA-binding protein, protein MISEDDVRQRALTLPEAHASAHFDNADLRVRNKIFASFPAGAGAVMLRLSPQDQAELLAEDPATFSAPDNHWGRQGWTSVRLDRVDPVHLGELLTEAWRLRAPRRLVAAFDAQHGDDPD, encoded by the coding sequence ATGATCAGCGAAGACGACGTACGGCAGCGGGCCCTGACCCTCCCGGAGGCGCACGCGAGCGCTCACTTCGACAACGCCGACCTGAGGGTACGCAACAAGATCTTCGCATCCTTCCCCGCCGGCGCCGGCGCCGTCATGCTGCGGCTCAGTCCGCAGGATCAGGCGGAGCTGCTGGCCGAGGATCCGGCGACCTTCTCCGCGCCGGACAACCACTGGGGGCGGCAGGGCTGGACGAGCGTGCGCCTGGACCGGGTCGACCCGGTCCACCTCGGCGAATTGCTCACCGAGGCGTGGCGGCTACGCGCGCCTCGACGTCTGGTGGCCGCCTTCGACGCGCAGCACGGCGACGATCCGGACTAG